The following coding sequences are from one Mycobacterium bourgelatii window:
- a CDS encoding glutamate decarboxylase — protein MASHHPSVPGHSIAPAYTGRLFNAPIPALRMPEESMDPEAAYRFIHDELMLDGSSRLNLATFVTTWMDPQAGQLMAETFDKNMIDKDEYPATAAIEQRCVCMVADLFHAENLRDDDPSSAIGVSTIGSSEAVMLGGLALKWRWRQRVGKGWEGRTPNLVLGSNVQVVWEKFCRYFDVEPRYLPMEEGRYVITPEQVVDAVDENTIGVVAILGTTYTGELEPIAEICAALDKLAAGGGVDVPVHVDAASGGFVVPFLHPDLKWDFRLPRVVSINVSGHKYGLTYPGIGFVVWRSAEHLPEELIFRVNYLGGDMPTFTLNFSRPGNQVVGQYYNFLRLGREGYTKVMQSLSQTARWLGEQLRTGEHMELISDGSAIPVVAFRLARDRGYTEFDVSHELRTFGWQVPAYTMPDNATHISVLRIVVREGFSADLARALHDDAVTALRTLDKVKPGGHYDGQHFAH, from the coding sequence ATGGCATCACACCACCCGTCCGTTCCGGGGCACTCGATCGCGCCCGCATACACCGGCCGACTGTTCAACGCTCCGATCCCCGCGCTGCGGATGCCCGAGGAGTCGATGGATCCCGAAGCCGCCTACCGCTTCATCCACGACGAACTGATGCTCGACGGCAGTTCGCGGCTGAACCTGGCCACGTTCGTGACGACCTGGATGGATCCCCAGGCCGGACAGCTGATGGCCGAAACGTTCGACAAGAACATGATCGACAAGGACGAGTACCCGGCGACCGCGGCGATCGAGCAGCGCTGCGTGTGCATGGTGGCCGACCTGTTCCACGCCGAGAACCTGCGCGACGACGACCCGTCCAGCGCCATCGGGGTCTCGACCATCGGGTCCAGCGAGGCGGTGATGCTGGGCGGGCTGGCGCTGAAATGGCGGTGGCGTCAGCGCGTCGGCAAGGGCTGGGAAGGGCGCACGCCGAATCTGGTGCTGGGGTCCAACGTGCAGGTGGTGTGGGAGAAGTTCTGCCGTTACTTCGACGTCGAGCCGCGCTACCTGCCGATGGAAGAGGGGCGCTACGTCATCACCCCGGAGCAGGTGGTGGACGCCGTCGACGAAAACACCATCGGCGTGGTGGCCATTCTGGGCACCACCTACACCGGTGAGCTCGAACCCATCGCGGAAATCTGCGCGGCGTTGGACAAGCTGGCCGCGGGGGGCGGGGTCGACGTCCCGGTGCACGTCGACGCCGCCAGCGGCGGCTTCGTGGTGCCGTTCCTGCATCCGGACCTGAAGTGGGATTTCCGGCTGCCGCGGGTGGTGTCCATCAACGTCAGCGGGCACAAGTACGGGCTGACCTACCCGGGCATCGGGTTCGTGGTGTGGCGCAGCGCCGAGCATCTTCCCGAGGAGCTGATCTTCCGGGTCAACTACCTGGGCGGCGACATGCCGACCTTCACGTTGAACTTCTCCCGTCCCGGCAACCAGGTGGTCGGGCAGTACTACAACTTCCTGCGGCTGGGCCGCGAGGGATATACGAAGGTCATGCAGTCCCTGTCGCAGACGGCGCGGTGGCTCGGCGAGCAGTTGCGGACGGGCGAGCACATGGAGCTGATCTCGGACGGTTCTGCGATCCCGGTGGTCGCGTTCCGACTGGCCCGCGACCGCGGGTACACCGAGTTCGACGTCTCTCACGAACTGCGGACCTTCGGATGGCAGGTGCCCGCGTACACCATGCCCGACAACGCCACGCACATCTCCGTGCTGCGCATCGTGGTGCGGGAAGGATTCTCCGCCGACCTGGCCCGGGCCCTGCACGACGACGCCGTCACCGCGCTGCGCACCCTGGACAAGGTAAAGCCGGGCGGACATTACGACGGCCAGCATTTTGCCCATTGA
- the rimI gene encoding ribosomal protein S18-alanine N-acetyltransferase — protein MALDLEPVILGALTRADARRCAELEAVLFDGDDPWPAVAFERELASGRNHYVGARIGDLLVGYAGISRLGRVALFEYEVHTIGVDPAYQGRGIGRRLLEELLEFADGGVVFLEVRTDNEAAIGLYRSVGFEQIGLRKRYYRVSGADAYTMRRGAQ, from the coding sequence ATGGCCCTAGACCTTGAGCCCGTCATTCTGGGCGCGCTGACCCGCGCGGACGCGCGCCGCTGCGCCGAGCTCGAAGCGGTGTTGTTCGACGGCGACGACCCGTGGCCGGCGGTCGCCTTCGAGCGCGAATTGGCCAGTGGGCGTAATCATTACGTGGGCGCGCGGATCGGGGACCTGTTGGTCGGGTACGCGGGGATCTCGCGACTGGGCCGCGTCGCACTGTTCGAATATGAAGTGCACACCATCGGGGTGGACCCGGCCTATCAGGGACGGGGCATCGGCCGCCGATTGCTCGAAGAGTTACTGGAATTCGCCGACGGCGGCGTGGTCTTTCTGGAGGTCCGCACCGACAACGAGGCCGCCATCGGGTTGTACCGCAGCGTGGGATTCGAGCAGATCGGACTGCGCAAGCGGTACTACCGAGTCAGCGGGGCCGACGCCTACACGATGCGGCGGGGGGCCCAGTGA
- a CDS encoding NAD(P)H-hydrate dehydratase produces MRHYFSADTIREAEAPLLASLPDGALMRRAAFGLATEILRELKDRTGGVSGRRICAVVGSGDNGGDALWAATFLRRRGAAADAVLLNPERTHRKGLAAFRAAGGRVVEKVSPTTDLVIDGVVGISGSGPLRPGAAEVFDAVNDAGIPVVAVDIPSGIDVSTGAINGPAVRAVLTVTFGGLKPVHALADCGRVVLVDIGLDLPETDLLGFDAADVAARWPVPGPHDDKYTQGVTGVLAGSATYPGAAVLCTGAAVAATSGMVRYAGSANHEVLAHWPEVIASPTPSSAGRVQAWVVGPGLGTDEAGAAALWFALETDLPVLVDADGLTMLAAHPELVANRQAPTVLTPHAGEFARLAGAPPGDDRVGACRKLADGFGATVLLKGNVTVIADPGGPVYLNPAGQSWAATAGSGDVLSGMIGALLASGLPPGEAAAAAAFVHARAAALSAADPGPGEAPTSASRILHHIRAALAAI; encoded by the coding sequence ATGCGGCATTACTTCTCTGCTGACACGATCCGCGAGGCCGAGGCGCCACTGCTGGCCAGCCTGCCCGACGGTGCCTTGATGCGCCGTGCGGCGTTTGGATTGGCCACCGAAATCCTGCGCGAGCTGAAGGACCGCACCGGCGGCGTGTCCGGGCGCCGAATATGTGCGGTCGTCGGGTCCGGCGACAACGGCGGCGATGCGTTGTGGGCGGCCACCTTCCTGCGCCGCCGCGGCGCGGCCGCCGATGCGGTCCTGCTCAACCCGGAGCGCACCCACCGCAAGGGCCTGGCGGCGTTCCGCGCCGCGGGCGGTCGGGTCGTCGAAAAGGTGTCACCAACAACCGATCTCGTCATCGACGGGGTAGTGGGAATCTCCGGTTCCGGACCGCTGCGCCCTGGCGCGGCCGAGGTATTCGACGCCGTGAACGACGCTGGTATCCCAGTGGTGGCCGTCGACATTCCCAGCGGCATCGACGTGTCGACCGGAGCGATCAACGGACCCGCGGTGCGCGCCGTGCTGACCGTCACCTTCGGCGGGCTCAAACCGGTGCACGCGCTGGCCGACTGCGGACGCGTCGTCCTGGTGGACATCGGGCTCGACCTGCCCGAAACGGACCTGCTGGGTTTCGACGCCGCGGACGTCGCCGCGCGTTGGCCGGTCCCCGGCCCCCACGACGACAAGTACACCCAGGGCGTGACCGGCGTCCTCGCCGGATCGGCGACGTACCCTGGGGCCGCCGTGCTGTGTACCGGCGCCGCCGTCGCCGCCACGTCCGGCATGGTCCGCTATGCCGGGAGCGCGAACCACGAGGTGCTGGCGCACTGGCCCGAGGTCATCGCGTCACCCACTCCGTCGTCAGCCGGGCGGGTGCAGGCCTGGGTCGTCGGGCCAGGCCTGGGGACCGATGAGGCCGGAGCGGCCGCACTGTGGTTCGCGTTGGAGACCGACCTGCCGGTGCTGGTCGACGCCGACGGTCTCACCATGCTGGCGGCCCACCCGGAACTGGTGGCCAATCGCCAAGCCCCGACGGTGCTGACCCCGCACGCCGGCGAGTTCGCGCGGCTGGCCGGGGCGCCGCCGGGTGATGACCGGGTCGGTGCCTGCCGCAAGCTCGCCGACGGGTTCGGGGCCACGGTGTTGCTCAAGGGCAACGTCACCGTCATCGCCGACCCGGGCGGTCCGGTCTATCTGAACCCGGCCGGGCAATCCTGGGCGGCGACGGCCGGCTCCGGCGACGTGCTGTCGGGAATGATCGGCGCGCTGCTGGCGTCCGGGCTGCCGCCCGGCGAGGCCGCGGCGGCCGCTGCTTTTGTGCACGCGCGCGCCGCCGCGCTGTCGGCCGCCGACCCGGGACCCGGTGAAGCGCCCACGTCGGCGTCGCGAATCCTGCACCACATCCGGGCCGCCCTGGCCGCCATCTAG
- a CDS encoding N-acetylglutaminylglutamine amidotransferase: MCGICGEIRWDGRSADVAAVGRMVDAMTSRGPDGSGVVAHGAVAFGHRRLSIIDLSTRGSQPMVDSDLALTLVFNGCIYNYKQLREELQAVGYRFFSTADSEVVLKAFHKWGPRCVDRFKGMFAFAVVDHDSGVVTLARDRLGIKPLYLAASPGRLRFASSVRALLDAGGVDTELDRHALHHYMSFHAVVPAPLTIYRGVRKLPPATVRVIQPDGSHTDTVYWNPAFGRDPERASWSARDWQDALLDALRTSVSLRMVADVPVGVLLSGGIDSSIVVALLAEQGQHGLATFSIGFDSAAGESGDEYVYSDLIAKTFDTDHHKIHIDSSRLLPAVPKTIAAMSEPMVSHDCVAFYLLSEEVSKSVKVVQSGQGADEILAGYSWYPPLANIAREQTTEAYAKVFFDRDHSDVLNIFAPEYAVDADVSREFVTAHQAAPGADSAVDAALRLDTQVMLVDDPVKRVDTMTMAWGLEARVPFLDHDFVELAATCPPEHKLASGGKGVLKDAARALLPSEVIDRTKGYFPVPGIRHLDGELLDMVCDALTNEAARNRGLYRSETVAALLKEPNKTRTTLDGNTLWQLGVLEMWLQSMAG; the protein is encoded by the coding sequence ATGTGCGGAATCTGCGGTGAGATCCGCTGGGACGGGCGGTCGGCCGATGTCGCCGCGGTGGGCCGGATGGTCGACGCCATGACGTCACGCGGGCCGGACGGCAGCGGTGTCGTTGCGCACGGGGCGGTCGCATTCGGGCACCGGCGGCTCTCGATCATCGATCTGTCCACCCGCGGCTCGCAGCCGATGGTCGACAGTGACCTGGCCTTGACGCTGGTGTTCAACGGTTGCATCTACAACTACAAGCAGCTGCGCGAGGAGCTGCAGGCCGTCGGGTATCGCTTCTTCTCGACCGCCGACAGCGAGGTCGTGCTCAAGGCGTTCCACAAGTGGGGCCCGCGCTGTGTGGACCGGTTCAAGGGCATGTTCGCGTTCGCCGTTGTCGACCACGATTCGGGCGTCGTGACGCTGGCGCGCGACCGACTGGGCATCAAGCCGCTGTACCTGGCAGCCTCGCCGGGCCGGCTGCGGTTCGCGTCCAGCGTGCGCGCCCTGCTGGATGCCGGCGGGGTGGACACCGAGCTGGACCGTCACGCGCTGCACCACTACATGAGCTTTCACGCGGTGGTTCCCGCGCCGCTGACCATCTACCGCGGTGTGCGCAAGCTGCCGCCCGCCACCGTGCGGGTGATCCAACCCGATGGCTCACACACCGACACCGTCTATTGGAATCCGGCGTTCGGCCGCGATCCAGAACGGGCTTCGTGGTCGGCGCGGGACTGGCAGGACGCGTTGCTGGACGCGCTGCGCACCTCGGTGTCGTTGCGGATGGTCGCCGACGTGCCCGTCGGCGTGTTGTTGTCGGGCGGCATCGACTCCTCGATCGTGGTGGCGCTGCTGGCCGAGCAGGGCCAGCACGGGCTTGCCACGTTCAGCATCGGCTTCGACTCCGCCGCCGGCGAATCCGGCGACGAATATGTCTACTCCGACCTGATCGCGAAGACCTTCGACACCGACCACCACAAGATCCACATCGACTCCTCGCGTCTGCTGCCCGCGGTGCCGAAAACCATTGCCGCGATGAGCGAACCGATGGTCAGCCATGACTGCGTCGCCTTCTATCTGCTGTCGGAGGAAGTCAGCAAGTCGGTCAAGGTGGTGCAGTCCGGGCAGGGCGCCGACGAGATCCTGGCCGGCTACAGCTGGTATCCGCCGCTGGCCAACATTGCCCGCGAGCAGACCACCGAGGCGTACGCCAAGGTGTTTTTCGACCGCGATCACAGCGACGTGCTGAACATCTTTGCTCCCGAGTACGCCGTAGACGCCGACGTCAGTCGCGAGTTCGTGACGGCGCACCAGGCCGCGCCGGGAGCGGACTCCGCCGTCGACGCCGCACTGCGTCTCGACACCCAGGTCATGCTCGTCGACGACCCGGTGAAGCGGGTCGACACGATGACCATGGCGTGGGGCCTGGAAGCGCGGGTTCCGTTCCTTGACCACGACTTCGTCGAACTGGCCGCCACCTGCCCACCGGAGCACAAGCTCGCCTCCGGCGGCAAAGGCGTGCTCAAGGACGCTGCGCGAGCGTTGCTGCCGTCCGAAGTCATCGACCGGACGAAGGGCTACTTTCCGGTGCCCGGAATCCGCCATCTAGACGGTGAGTTGCTCGACATGGTGTGCGACGCGCTGACCAACGAGGCCGCCCGTAACCGTGGGCTGTACCGGTCCGAGACCGTGGCCGCCCTGCTCAAGGAGCCGAACAAGACCCGTACCACGTTGGACGGCAACACATTATGGCAACTGGGCGTGCTGGAGATGTGGCTGCAGAGCATGGCGGGCTAA
- the tsaB gene encoding tRNA (adenosine(37)-N6)-threonylcarbamoyltransferase complex dimerization subunit type 1 TsaB: MVKVVLALDTSTPAVTAGIVGLDDVQVLAERVTLDARAHAERLTPNVLAALADAGLTMADLDAVVVGCGPGPFTGLRAGMATAAAYGHALDIPVHGVCSLDAIGVLTTGDVLVVTDARRREVYWARYRDGVRTAGPDVNAPADVDPGSAHAVAGSLEHAALFDLPRIEPVYPTAAGLVRAVPDFSAPPAPLVALYLRRPDAKPLAARS; the protein is encoded by the coding sequence ATCGTGAAGGTTGTTCTCGCGCTTGACACTTCGACGCCGGCGGTGACGGCGGGCATCGTTGGTCTCGATGATGTGCAGGTGCTGGCCGAGCGCGTCACGCTCGACGCCCGCGCGCACGCCGAACGGCTGACTCCCAACGTCCTGGCCGCGCTCGCCGATGCCGGGCTGACCATGGCCGACCTCGATGCCGTGGTAGTGGGTTGCGGGCCTGGGCCTTTCACCGGCCTGCGGGCCGGCATGGCCACCGCGGCGGCCTACGGGCATGCGCTGGACATTCCGGTGCACGGAGTGTGCAGCTTGGACGCCATTGGGGTGCTGACCACGGGTGACGTGCTGGTGGTGACGGACGCGCGTCGGCGCGAGGTCTACTGGGCGCGCTACCGCGACGGAGTCCGCACCGCGGGTCCGGACGTCAACGCCCCGGCCGACGTGGACCCCGGCTCGGCGCACGCGGTGGCCGGATCGCTTGAGCATGCGGCACTTTTCGACCTGCCGCGGATAGAGCCCGTCTACCCGACTGCGGCGGGCCTGGTGCGCGCGGTGCCCGACTTTTCGGCGCCGCCGGCGCCGCTGGTGGCGTTGTACCTGCGCCGGCCCGACGCCAAGCCCTTGGCGGCACGCTCATGA
- the tsaE gene encoding tRNA (adenosine(37)-N6)-threonylcarbamoyltransferase complex ATPase subunit type 1 TsaE, whose amino-acid sequence MVSAARTGGGTATCGRVEDTIALGSRLGAELRAGDVVVLSGPLGAGKTVLAKGIAAAMDVDGPVTSPTYVLARVHPARQAGKPAMIHVDMYRLLDHQGADLLGELDSLDLDTDLEDAVVVVEWGEGLAERLSERHLDVRLERVSHSDTRIATWEWGS is encoded by the coding sequence ATGGTTAGCGCGGCCCGGACCGGCGGGGGCACCGCAACCTGCGGGCGCGTCGAGGACACCATCGCCCTCGGCTCCCGGCTGGGCGCCGAGCTGCGCGCCGGCGACGTGGTGGTGTTGTCCGGTCCGCTCGGCGCGGGAAAGACGGTGTTGGCCAAGGGGATTGCCGCAGCGATGGATGTCGACGGGCCGGTCACCTCGCCAACGTACGTGCTGGCCCGGGTGCACCCGGCGCGCCAGGCGGGCAAGCCGGCCATGATCCACGTCGACATGTACCGGTTGCTGGACCATCAGGGTGCGGACTTGCTCGGCGAACTCGACTCCCTCGACCTCGACACCGATCTCGAAGACGCCGTCGTGGTAGTGGAGTGGGGTGAAGGACTGGCCGAACGGCTCTCCGAACGTCACCTCGATGTCCGGCTGGAGCGAGTCAGCCACTCCGACACCAGGATTGCGACGTGGGAGTGGGGATCGTGA
- a CDS encoding alpha/beta fold hydrolase codes for MTAVATIVGASARRSLAERSSVIEDPWADEDFDRLDSDPATVVMTPDGVELAVREAGPEDAPLTIVFAHGFCLHMGAFHFQRTRLGEHYGSRVRMVFYDQRGHGQSGQGEPESYTLTQLGQDLETVLQATAPRGLVVLVGHSMGGMTVLSHARQFPERYGKRIVGAALLSSAAEGVTRSPLGEFLKNPALNAVRFTAKSAPKLLDRGRNVSRSLIGPILRAASYSDLKVSRSLDAFSQRMMNGTPIATLVGFLRALETHDETGGLWTLLKIPTLVVCGDHDLLTPDEYSRLMAASLPQSELVIVEGASHLALLDKPDPINEGLIRLVERAVPNRLTLRYRRFGERLRERFRRHG; via the coding sequence CTGACAGCGGTGGCCACGATCGTGGGCGCCTCGGCGCGGCGATCGCTCGCCGAACGCAGCAGCGTCATCGAAGACCCGTGGGCCGACGAGGATTTCGACCGACTGGACAGCGACCCCGCCACCGTGGTGATGACGCCGGACGGGGTGGAGCTGGCGGTTCGCGAGGCCGGCCCGGAGGACGCCCCGCTGACCATCGTGTTCGCGCACGGATTCTGTTTGCACATGGGCGCCTTCCACTTTCAGCGGACCCGGCTCGGCGAGCATTACGGCTCGCGGGTGCGGATGGTCTTCTACGACCAGCGCGGGCACGGCCAGTCCGGGCAGGGAGAGCCCGAGTCCTACACGCTGACCCAACTCGGGCAGGACCTGGAAACCGTGCTGCAGGCCACCGCACCCCGCGGATTGGTCGTGCTGGTGGGCCACTCCATGGGTGGCATGACGGTGCTGTCACACGCCCGGCAATTCCCCGAGCGGTACGGCAAGCGGATCGTGGGTGCGGCGTTGTTGTCGTCGGCCGCAGAGGGCGTGACGCGCTCACCGCTGGGCGAGTTCCTCAAGAACCCGGCACTCAACGCCGTACGGTTCACCGCCAAATCCGCGCCGAAGCTGTTGGACCGGGGCCGCAACGTATCTCGATCGTTGATCGGCCCCATCCTGCGGGCCGCCTCCTACAGCGACCTGAAGGTCAGCCGGAGCCTGGATGCGTTCTCCCAGCGGATGATGAACGGCACCCCGATCGCCACCTTGGTGGGCTTCCTGCGGGCCCTGGAAACGCACGACGAGACCGGGGGATTGTGGACGCTGCTCAAGATCCCGACGCTGGTGGTCTGCGGCGATCACGACCTGCTCACCCCGGACGAGTACTCGCGGTTGATGGCGGCCTCGCTGCCGCAGTCCGAACTGGTGATCGTCGAAGGGGCCAGCCACCTGGCGTTGCTCGACAAGCCCGATCCGATCAATGAGGGTCTGATCCGGCTCGTCGAGCGGGCCGTCCCGAACAGGCTGACGTTGCGATACCGCCGATTCGGCGAGCGGCTCCGAGAACGGTTTCGGCGTCATGGTTAG
- the alr gene encoding alanine racemase, which yields MAAVHATSTSLTPGVLAEAVVDLGAIQHNVRVLREHAGDAQVMAVVKADGYGHGATRVAHAALAAGATELGVATVDEALALRADGITAPVLAWLHPPGIDFAPALQANVEIAVSSVRQLDELLDAVRRTGVPATVTVKVDTGLNRNGVPAKLYPAMLTALRAAVAEETIRLRGLMSHMVYADAPDKSINDVQAQRFKDMLAHAREKGVKFEVAHLSNSSATLARPDLTLDLVRPGIAVYGLSPVPKLGDMGLVPAMTLKCAVALVKSIPAGGGVSYGHDWVAPRDTTVALLPIGYADGVFRSLGGRLEVMINGKRRPGVGRVCMDQFVVDLGPGPVDVSEGDEAILFGPGSIGEPTAQDWADLAGTIHYEIVTSPRGRITRTYREAEKP from the coding sequence ATGGCGGCCGTGCACGCTACGTCGACATCGCTGACACCGGGAGTACTGGCCGAGGCGGTCGTCGACCTGGGCGCCATCCAACACAACGTGCGGGTGCTGCGCGAACACGCCGGTGACGCGCAGGTGATGGCCGTGGTCAAGGCGGACGGTTACGGCCACGGCGCCACCCGGGTGGCGCACGCCGCGCTCGCCGCTGGAGCCACCGAACTGGGCGTCGCCACCGTGGACGAGGCACTGGCTTTGCGGGCCGACGGCATCACCGCCCCCGTGCTGGCCTGGCTGCACCCGCCCGGCATCGACTTCGCGCCCGCGCTGCAGGCCAACGTGGAGATCGCCGTGTCCTCGGTGCGCCAGCTCGACGAGTTGCTGGACGCGGTGCGGCGGACCGGCGTCCCCGCCACGGTCACTGTCAAGGTCGACACCGGACTGAACCGCAACGGCGTACCGGCGAAGCTGTACCCGGCGATGTTGACCGCGTTGCGCGCGGCCGTCGCCGAGGAGACCATCCGGCTGCGCGGGCTGATGTCGCACATGGTCTACGCCGACGCACCGGACAAGTCCATCAACGACGTGCAGGCCCAACGGTTTAAGGACATGCTGGCGCATGCCCGCGAAAAGGGCGTGAAGTTCGAGGTCGCGCACCTGTCGAACTCCTCGGCCACCCTGGCCCGGCCCGACCTGACGCTGGACCTGGTGCGGCCCGGCATCGCGGTGTACGGCCTGAGCCCGGTGCCCAAGTTGGGTGACATGGGTCTGGTGCCAGCGATGACACTGAAATGTGCTGTGGCACTGGTGAAGTCGATACCAGCGGGTGGCGGGGTCTCGTACGGACACGATTGGGTCGCGCCGCGCGACACCACCGTTGCGCTGCTGCCTATCGGCTACGCCGACGGTGTGTTCCGCTCTTTGGGCGGGCGGCTCGAGGTGATGATCAACGGCAAGCGGCGACCGGGGGTGGGACGGGTCTGTATGGATCAGTTCGTCGTCGACCTGGGACCCGGACCCGTCGACGTCAGCGAAGGTGACGAGGCGATCCTGTTCGGACCAGGCAGCATCGGCGAGCCCACCGCCCAGGACTGGGCCGACCTCGCCGGAACCATCCACTACGAGATCGTCACCAGCCCACGGGGTCGCATCACCAGGACCTATCGCGAGGCCGAAAAACCTTGA
- a CDS encoding alpha/beta hydrolase family protein → MVHQVRALYGASLSPDATAFAHLVDDGGYPRAVQRFLRGQRASSSRDVELPVAGPVTRVIHSADGHWLACQVAPDGGNRSQIWIVTTDPDDRMARRIDGEEHGTAELIGWDGTRVAAILTGEDGIGRSCLIDPGDGFTNVLDRRSGGRLVDAWAGAALIRVGPRGYHEMIMLHGSTEIAFLPSDPGSVTAAGVILDDHHPRRIRSGPTGDEARLYYPAKMCRNPGLGYVRALVLSDNGCEHTRLLEVTVSEDGVSYFVVAERPDCSIDEFAVSDDLSTIALLWNLQGRSELQIIEYSDYTLTPPIPLPGPVAGELSISAGGSMVAMTIQGPDLPRTVELVNPRTREWELIDREPTRGPVITGFTAKSEPERITARDGLSLNAWLFRPPDASESTGAVVYLHGGPEGQARPGYNEIFARLVNDGITVLAPNVRGSGGFGRTFVHADDKEKRFAAIDDVADCVRFLVDNKLADPRRIACAGWSYGGYLTLAALTFHPDLFAAGVSICGMSDLGTFYRNTEPWIADAAYPEYGHPVNDRELLDRLSPLQRVDALTAPLLVVHGAHDTNVPVGESEQIVEALRSAGREVRYLLFDDDGHSISKRENRVVLADAMSEWLHKAFAAVTV, encoded by the coding sequence ATGGTTCACCAGGTCCGCGCGCTCTACGGGGCGTCCTTGTCCCCAGACGCGACGGCGTTCGCCCATCTGGTCGACGACGGCGGTTATCCCCGTGCGGTGCAACGCTTTCTGCGAGGCCAACGGGCCAGTTCGTCGCGGGATGTCGAGCTACCGGTAGCGGGCCCGGTCACCCGGGTGATTCATTCCGCCGACGGGCACTGGTTGGCCTGCCAGGTGGCGCCCGACGGGGGCAATCGCAGCCAAATCTGGATCGTGACAACCGATCCCGACGACCGCATGGCCAGACGCATCGACGGCGAAGAGCACGGCACCGCCGAACTGATCGGCTGGGACGGCACCCGGGTGGCGGCGATTCTGACCGGTGAGGACGGCATCGGGCGGTCGTGCCTGATCGACCCGGGCGACGGGTTCACCAACGTGCTGGACCGCCGGTCGGGCGGTCGATTGGTCGATGCGTGGGCCGGAGCGGCGCTGATTCGCGTCGGGCCGCGCGGTTACCACGAGATGATCATGCTGCATGGGTCCACCGAAATCGCCTTCCTGCCTTCAGATCCCGGGTCCGTCACCGCGGCCGGGGTGATCCTGGACGACCATCATCCACGCCGTATCCGGTCCGGCCCCACCGGCGATGAGGCCCGGTTGTACTACCCGGCGAAGATGTGCCGAAATCCCGGCCTCGGCTACGTGCGGGCGCTGGTGCTCAGCGACAACGGGTGCGAGCACACGCGACTTTTGGAGGTGACGGTCAGCGAGGACGGCGTGAGCTACTTTGTGGTGGCCGAACGCCCCGACTGCAGCATCGACGAGTTCGCCGTCAGCGACGACCTGTCCACCATCGCGCTGCTGTGGAACCTGCAGGGGCGCAGCGAATTACAGATCATCGAGTACAGCGACTACACGCTCACCCCGCCCATCCCGCTGCCGGGCCCGGTCGCCGGCGAGCTGTCCATCAGTGCCGGTGGCTCGATGGTCGCCATGACCATCCAGGGCCCAGACCTGCCGCGTACCGTCGAACTGGTCAACCCCCGCACCCGGGAGTGGGAACTGATCGACCGCGAACCCACCCGGGGGCCGGTCATCACCGGGTTCACCGCGAAGTCCGAGCCGGAACGGATCACCGCCCGCGACGGGCTGAGCTTGAACGCCTGGCTGTTTCGACCCCCCGATGCGTCCGAGTCGACGGGCGCGGTGGTATACCTGCACGGCGGACCGGAAGGGCAGGCCCGCCCCGGATATAACGAGATCTTCGCGCGGCTGGTGAACGATGGCATCACCGTGCTGGCACCGAACGTCCGCGGTTCCGGCGGCTTCGGGCGCACCTTCGTACACGCCGACGACAAGGAGAAGCGCTTCGCGGCCATCGACGACGTCGCCGATTGCGTGCGATTCCTGGTCGACAACAAGCTGGCGGACCCGCGGCGCATCGCGTGCGCGGGCTGGTCCTACGGCGGCTATCTGACGTTGGCGGCCTTGACGTTTCACCCCGACCTGTTCGCGGCGGGCGTCAGCATCTGCGGCATGAGCGACCTCGGTACCTTTTACCGCAATACCGAACCGTGGATCGCCGATGCGGCCTACCCCGAGTACGGGCACCCGGTCAACGACCGGGAGTTGCTCGACCGGTTGTCCCCGCTGCAACGGGTCGACGCGCTCACCGCGCCACTGCTGGTCGTGCACGGAGCCCACGACACCAACGTGCCGGTCGGCGAGTCCGAACAGATCGTCGAGGCGTTGCGCAGCGCCGGCCGCGAGGTGCGTTACCTGTTGTTCGACGACGACGGCCACTCGATCAGCAAGCGGGAGAATCGGGTGGTGCTGGCCGACGCCATGAGCGAGTGGTTGCACAAGGCCTTTGCGGCGGTGACCGTCTAG